One Setaria italica strain Yugu1 chromosome II, Setaria_italica_v2.0, whole genome shotgun sequence DNA segment encodes these proteins:
- the LOC101756164 gene encoding uncharacterized protein LOC101756164: MDAYYAEICKLEVHFNGLEFHHVPKEHNIAANVLSNLGSKNAQVPVDVFIPDLQKPSIKILDPNQVNNSTEALADPTPTDIMMIEVEEDWCALFIALIIDQLAPEDKIEYEKLA; this comes from the coding sequence ATGGATGCTTACTACGCAGAAATCTGCAAACTTGAGGTCCACTTCAATGGtcttgagttccaccatgtccccAAGGAACACAACATTGCTGCCAACGTCCTATCCAATCTTGGCTCCAAGAATGCACAAGTCCCGGTTGACGTCTTCATACCAGATCTCCAGAAACCTTCCATCAAGATTCTAGACCCAAACCAGGTCAACAACAGTACTGAGGCTCTAGCCGACCCAACTCCCACTGAcatcatgatgatcgaggtaGAAGAAGACTGGTGCGCTCtattcatagccttgatcattGATCAGCTGGCGCCAGAAGACAAGATAGAATATGAGAAACTAGCATGA